One part of the Fimbriimonadaceae bacterium genome encodes these proteins:
- a CDS encoding AAA family ATPase: MAEAWGGRSMVCSGSLEVRVQGEVVSDEMAGSPEEMPKVVGVITSRTRARRGSGDWIEIARKHRAFIPDGLPVPSVGEVGECWGRVIANGPDPFLMVSRIRSRRFEACASSSELLGVLDLRRSPPRQVVKVFQLLGPLVEWLCCAGWKAVARKLVKGTLRSVQAIAADPFLLYRRRGLPFQAAVAAAQVLGHDLYSDEHYKAAVMEALAQADEEGIGGLSDVHLVARCAELIGLPADRVASSITLQAGRAGKCEQGLWFSPGVYFVRKKALAMIRANQQDSGNASPSVQARALRFRYTVVTGGAGSGKTELARSLSAQVRERGGTVAATAMTGKAATLLGEDATTLHKLLGYGGGGYSVSSVGADLVLVDEAGMLTWHILYRLLLSCRGQIVLIGDPQQLAPVGATPVMAELLTVLPVVHLGEEGSRGSLLVKVQVIRFASEALLLHQLRKVVCGYQDTGVEWQALSPVYAGGLGVDRLNRLLQEIVNPDGLPCHGGFRTGDRVIVTKTRYDGGQRAVNGEQGRVLGGMGDTIALRLDSGREVALRADELQLSYCITVHKAQGSRYQCVVFIIPERECGAFAVEERMQYVGRTRGREATVCMVY; encoded by the coding sequence ATGGCTGAAGCATGGGGAGGGAGAAGCATGGTCTGCTCTGGATCCTTAGAAGTGCGCGTGCAAGGGGAGGTTGTCTCAGACGAGATGGCGGGCAGTCCTGAGGAAATGCCTAAGGTGGTTGGGGTGATCACGAGTCGGACCCGTGCGCGCCGTGGGTCTGGCGATTGGATCGAAATAGCTCGTAAGCATCGGGCGTTTATTCCGGACGGACTGCCAGTCCCTTCGGTCGGAGAGGTGGGAGAGTGCTGGGGGCGAGTGATAGCCAATGGGCCCGATCCTTTTCTGATGGTGTCCAGGATACGATCACGACGATTCGAAGCCTGCGCGAGCTCATCGGAGTTGTTGGGGGTGCTCGACTTGCGTCGTTCGCCCCCACGTCAGGTCGTGAAGGTGTTTCAATTGTTGGGCCCGCTGGTGGAATGGCTGTGTTGTGCAGGCTGGAAAGCCGTGGCGCGCAAACTCGTCAAGGGAACGCTACGATCAGTGCAGGCCATCGCTGCAGATCCGTTTCTACTATATCGACGTCGAGGCCTCCCATTTCAGGCTGCGGTGGCGGCCGCACAGGTGTTGGGGCACGACTTGTATAGTGACGAACACTATAAGGCCGCAGTGATGGAGGCCCTTGCACAAGCCGATGAAGAAGGGATCGGAGGGCTTTCTGACGTTCATCTTGTGGCACGGTGCGCAGAGCTGATTGGACTGCCTGCGGATCGGGTAGCGTCGTCAATCACACTGCAGGCAGGACGTGCGGGGAAATGCGAGCAGGGCTTGTGGTTTTCCCCAGGGGTGTATTTTGTGCGGAAGAAAGCCCTGGCCATGATTCGAGCGAATCAGCAGGACTCAGGTAACGCGAGTCCCAGCGTGCAAGCCAGGGCGTTGCGCTTTCGGTATACGGTGGTTACCGGTGGGGCTGGAAGTGGAAAGACTGAGCTAGCGAGGTCTCTCAGTGCTCAGGTGCGTGAGCGAGGAGGGACTGTGGCGGCCACGGCGATGACCGGGAAAGCGGCGACCCTCCTCGGGGAAGACGCCACGACGTTGCACAAGTTGCTGGGGTATGGAGGCGGCGGCTATTCGGTGTCGAGTGTGGGTGCCGACTTGGTCTTGGTCGATGAGGCTGGCATGCTGACCTGGCATATCCTGTATCGATTGTTGTTGAGCTGTCGCGGGCAAATCGTGTTGATCGGCGATCCGCAGCAACTAGCCCCGGTGGGAGCGACTCCTGTGATGGCGGAGCTGTTGACCGTCTTGCCTGTGGTGCACTTGGGCGAAGAAGGATCCAGGGGGTCGTTGCTGGTCAAGGTCCAGGTGATTCGCTTCGCATCCGAGGCGCTTTTGCTGCATCAGTTGCGGAAAGTGGTGTGTGGCTATCAAGACACTGGGGTCGAGTGGCAGGCGTTGTCCCCTGTGTACGCAGGAGGCCTTGGTGTGGATCGGTTGAACCGATTGCTGCAGGAGATTGTGAATCCGGACGGACTGCCATGTCACGGTGGGTTTCGAACGGGCGATCGCGTCATTGTCACGAAGACTCGATACGATGGCGGTCAGCGAGCAGTCAATGGTGAGCAAGGGCGGGTGCTTGGGGGAATGGGTGACACGATAGCGTTGCGCCTGGACTCTGGGCGCGAGGTAGCACTCAGGGCGGATGAGTTGCAGTTAAGCTATTGCATTACCGTGCATAAAGCGCAGGGGAGTCGCTACCAGTGCGTGGTGTTTATCATTCCAGAGCGGGAATGTGGGGCCTTTGCAGTCGAGGAGCGCATGCAATATGTTGGCAGAACACGTGGACGTGAGGCGACAGTCTGTATGGTGTATTAG
- a CDS encoding PD-(D/E)XK nuclease family protein, producing the protein MLAELIHPLALMEHQEWEYRPRPSNAGPDHCIRKLTYHARHAPAKSPSGRFLVVLDDSTWHEELVLNWIAKSTFHLHSQQLELTCATTTFQGQPFPIKGHIDGVITDLLGIDRLLELKAVEHFTFTRYAEGNYPTNYLVQVVFYLVGLAALNPHIDEALLLIKNKNQSAFLEYRVRYDRENDRLTVLEITHSTGTRVYPHQDFVGLYQEALRRFEEVEQYRDQDALPPRPYPNDDNFHCAYCPYQFCWEGVDQVPIEGIAELRTGLVPAVEEYLNLQTELAALTPKQKRLDALKQQFKLELRTEGITRAEGHGYYIASSPYEQSKLDQTKLSKATIERATVKETYSRFSAGRLSKVVDATKPKRRSPLKKPKPTTQIA; encoded by the coding sequence ATGCTCGCTGAACTCATTCATCCACTCGCTCTCATGGAACATCAGGAATGGGAGTACCGGCCTCGTCCCTCGAATGCCGGTCCAGACCACTGCATCCGCAAACTCACGTACCATGCCCGGCATGCTCCCGCAAAAAGTCCAAGCGGTCGATTCCTCGTTGTCCTCGACGACAGTACTTGGCACGAAGAACTGGTGTTAAACTGGATTGCTAAGAGCACGTTTCATCTCCACAGCCAGCAGCTTGAACTGACCTGCGCGACCACGACCTTCCAGGGTCAGCCCTTCCCAATTAAAGGCCACATTGACGGCGTCATCACGGACCTCTTGGGAATTGATCGCCTTCTAGAGTTAAAGGCTGTCGAACACTTCACCTTCACTCGCTATGCAGAAGGAAATTACCCGACTAACTATCTCGTACAAGTGGTCTTCTATCTGGTTGGTTTGGCCGCACTGAATCCTCATATCGACGAAGCTCTCCTCCTCATCAAAAACAAGAACCAAAGCGCATTCCTTGAATATCGAGTCCGCTACGACCGGGAAAACGACCGCCTGACGGTCCTGGAAATCACCCACAGTACAGGCACACGCGTATACCCCCACCAAGACTTCGTGGGCTTGTATCAAGAGGCACTCCGACGCTTTGAAGAGGTGGAACAGTACCGTGATCAGGACGCGTTGCCCCCACGCCCGTACCCCAATGACGACAACTTCCATTGCGCCTACTGTCCGTATCAGTTTTGCTGGGAAGGGGTTGACCAGGTCCCCATTGAGGGAATCGCGGAACTTCGTACTGGGCTGGTGCCGGCCGTGGAGGAGTATCTCAACCTACAAACTGAGCTTGCAGCGCTCACTCCGAAACAAAAGCGACTGGACGCCCTAAAGCAGCAATTCAAGTTGGAATTGCGCACCGAGGGGATCACGCGCGCGGAGGGGCATGGCTACTACATCGCGTCATCACCCTATGAACAGAGCAAATTGGATCAAACCAAACTCTCTAAAGCCACTATTGAACGCGCGACCGTGAAGGAAACTTACAGCCGTTTCTCAGCAGGCCGACTGTCCAAAGTCGTCGACGCAACCAAACCGAAACGCCGGTCCCCTCTCAAAAAGCCTAAACCGACGACTCAAATCGCGTAA